Part of the Pseudomonas sp. P8_241 genome is shown below.
GTGATGTTGCTGGGCACGTTGCAAGGCATCGTCGTGGCGATCGTTGTCTCGCTGGTAGCGCTGGCCTATCAGGTGTCCGATCCTCCTGTGCATCGACTGGGTCGCAAACCCGGTACCAACGTCTATCGTCCGCAGTCCGCAGAGAATGCCGCAGACGAGCAGTTTGACGGGTTGCTGTTATTGCGCCCGGAAGGTCGCGTGTTCTTCGCCAATGCCGAACGCATCGGCGACAAAATGCGCCCGCTGATCAATGACGCCAACCCCGAGGTGGTGATTCTCGACCTGCGCAGCGTGTTCGACCTCGAATACACCGCCTTGAAGATGCTCACCGTGGCGGAGCAGCGAATGCGCGAAAAAGGCGTTTCGCTGTGGATGGTGGGCATGAGCCCGACGGTTTGGGACATGGTCGTCAAGGCTCCGTTGGGTCGCACGCTGGGCGAGGGGCATATGTTCTTGAACCTTGAGCAGGCAGTCGATCATTACCAGCGCAGTCGACAGTGAATGCTGTCGGACGCTTTGCGAACGTTATTTCACGAAATGAACGAGGTATCGGCGATGGCGAAGAAGAAGGCTGCAGCGAAGAGCAAGCCTGTTGAAAGTGACAAGCTCAAGACCAAGGACTATCTCGAGGAACTGGCCCGGCTGCATGTCGAGCTGGTCAAGCTGCAAGAGTGGGTCAAGCACAAGGGCCTGAAGGTTTGCATTCTTTTCGAAGGGCGTGACGGGGCAGGCAAGGGCGGTACGATCAAGGCCATCACCGAACGCGTCAGCCCGCGGGTATTCAGGGTGCTGGCATTACCGGCACCCACCGAGCGGGAAAAAAGCCAGATGTATCTGCAACGCTATCTGCCGCACCTGCCGGCAGCCGGTGAAGTGGTGATCTTCGACCGCAGCTGGTACAACCGTGCGGGCGTGGAACGGGTCATGGGTTTTTGCACTGAAGAGCAGGTCGATACCTTCCTCAAAGTGGCGCCTCGTGTCGAACAGGCCCTGGTCGAGTCGGGGATCATCCTGATCAAATACTGGCTTGAAGTGAGTGAAGAGGAACAGACTCGACGGCTCAAGGGGCGCATCACCGACGGACGAAAAATCTGGAAGCTGTCGCCAATGGACCTCAAGTCCTACAACCGCTGGTACGACTATTCCCGCGCCCGGGACGACATGTTCGCAGCCACCGACACCGAGTTCGCCCCCTGGCGTGTTGCCAATTCGAACGACAAGCGCCGGGCCCGGCTCAATATCATCAGTGATCTGCTCGCCAGCATTCCCTATGAGGACGTTCCTCGGGCGAAAGTGAAGCTGCCAAAACGCCAGGGGCCGGGTAACTATCGGGATCCCAACTATCCGTTCAAGTTCATTACGGAAAAGTACTGACCCGTAAAAATGACAGGGGCCAGGCAAGCCTGGCCCCTGCATCAGCGCATCAGGCCTTGATCACATAGCCGTAAGCCCGAGTGCGGCCACCTTCGTTCTTCAAATACACGCCTTGCAGCTCCGGCGTGAAACCCGGCAAGGCGTTGATGCCTTCTTCCAGTGCCAGGAAATACTTCAGCACCGCGCCACCCCAGATTTCGCCAGGCACCACGCACAGCACGCCGGGCGGATAGGGCAGTGCGCCTTCGGCGGCGATCCGGCCGTCTGCATCGGCCAGCGCCACCAGTTCGACGTTGCCACGGATGTACTCGTTCTGCGCTTGCTGCGGGTTCATGGCTTTTTTCGGGAAGTGTTCCTTGCGGAACATCGCCTTCTGCAGATGCTGGACGTCGCGCTCGCGGTAGAGGTCGTGCATTTCCTGGCAGAGCTGGCGGATGGTGTAGTTGCGGTAGCGCTCCTCGTTCGCCGCGTAGATCGTTGGCAACACCCGGCTCATCGGCGCGTCATCGCTGATGAAACGCTCAAAACGAGCGATCTGCGCGGCGAGGTGGGTCATTTTCGCCCAGTCTTCGGCCGGGGTGAGCAGGAACAGAATCGAGTTCAGGTCGCATTTTTCCGGCACGATGCCGTTCTCGCGCAGGAAGTTGGCGAGGATGCCCGCATGGATGCCGAAGTCGGTGTAGCTGCCATCGACCGGGTCGATCCCCGGTGTGGTGAACAGCAGCTTGCACGGGTCGATGAAGTATTGCTTCTCGGCGTATCCGCCAAAGGCATGCCAGCGATCCTTCGGATGGAATTCGAAGAAACGCAGGTCGTTGGCGATCTCATCCGTCGGATAGTCTTCCCAGGCGCGGCCTTCAATGGTATCGGGCACAAATGGGCGCACCATGGTGCAGGCTTCCAGAATCAGTTTGCGGGCATCGATGCCGAACTTCACGCAGTCTTCCCACAGGCGCAGGCCACTGCGTCCGGCGTGGATACGCGCGTTGACGTCCAGCGAGGCGAACAACGGGTAGAACGGGCTGGTCGAGGCCTGGGCCATGAAGGAGTTGTTCAGCCGATGATGGTTGCAGTAGCGGTCCTGGCCCTTGATGTGCCGGTCTTTCTTGTGCACCTGGGACGCCTGGGAGAAACCGGCTTGTTGTTTGTGCACCGATTGGGTGACGAAGATGCCGGGGTCGTTTTCATTCAGCTCCAGCAGCAGGGGCGAGCAGTCTTTCATCATCGGGATGAACTGTTCGTAACCGACCCATGCCGAGTCGAACAGGATGTAGTCGCACAATTTGCCGATGCGGTCGACGACCTGCCGGGCGTTGTAGATGGTGCCATCGTAAGTGCCGAGCTGAATGATCGCCAGGCGGAACGGCCGTGGCAGCTGGGCTTTATCCGGCGCGACCTCGGCAATCAGCTCACGCAGGTAGTCTTCTTCAAAACAATGCGAGTCGATCCCGCCAATGAAACCATAGGGGTTGCGCGCCGTTTCCAGGTACACCGGCGTCGCGCCGGACTGGATCAGCGCCCCTTGGTGATTGGACTTGTGGTTGTTGCGGTCGAACAGCACCAGATCGCCCGGGGTGAGCAGGGCGTTGGTCACCACTTTGTTGGAGGCGGAAGTGCCGTTGAGCACGAAGTAGGTCTTGTCGGCGTTGAACACTTTCGCCGCGTGTTTTTGTGCCAGCAGTGCCGGGCCCTCGTGGATCAGCAAGTCGCCGAGCTTGACGTCGGCGTTGCACATGTCGGCGCGAAACAGCGTCTCGCCAAAGAAGTCGAAAAACTGCCGGCCTGCCGGGTGCTTGCGGAAGAACTGCCCACCCTGGTGACCTGGGCAGGCGAATGTGGCGTTGGCCGATTCGGTGTACTTTTTCAGCGAGTCGAAGAAGGGCGGCAGCAGGGTTGCTTCATAGGCCCGGGCCGCGGTTTCCAGTTGGTTGCCATGGTATTCGACGTTGGCACGGGTCCTGTCGAAAATGCCATTTACCTGCAACAGTACGTCTTGCAGGTGCTTGTAGACTTGTCGGGGTTGGGTTTCCACCCCTGGGGAGGCGACCAGAAAAATCGGAATATCGAATCCGGTGCGCTGGATGGCGTCCAGGGCACCGGCCAAAACATCGGCAACAGAGACCACCGCAACCGCAACATTGGTGAAGTCGGTGTTGCCGAGCAGGACCACTTCCCGGGCATTTTTGAAACATTCCTGCGCGCCTTCGCTGGCGGCAATCTTCAGGGCTTTCATCGTGGCGTCTCCTGGCGGGCACTCAATTGTCCGCGGCATTAATAGAGATCAATTTCCGAGGGAGCCTTCCAGTTCCCCTGATCGAAAATCGTGTCACCACTGGTTATAGAGCATATTCATGATCTGTCAGTCTTTTCCCTGCCTGTTGCGGAAATTGCCGACAGACGCTTGATTCAGGTCAACAAAGCGGTGCTGATCAGGCGTGTCCCAGGGCAACGGCAAAAGACACCACGATCATGCAGGCGAAAGCGAAATTGAGATTCATGAGGGTTCCATCCGTTCGATTGGCAATGGCGCCATCTTGAACAGATCGGGAGCAAATAAAAAATTCGCCGTAGTGATTTGAGAGATCGAAAGAATTGATACTTGACGATGTGTTTGCGGTGTAGCGGGTGGCCCCATCGCGGGCAAGCCCCACAGGGGATATCTGTCAGACACAAATTTTGTGTTCGACCGCAATCCCTGTAGGAGCAAGCTTGCTCGCGAAGAGGCCCGTACAGACAACATCAATGCTGAAAATGCAGCAATTGGCTCAGCGCAACCGCTCCAGCATCTGGTAATACCACATGCCCGCCGCCAGCATCGGGTTGCCCAGCAGGTCCCCCATCGGCACACGAATGTGCTGGCACGCGGCGAACGTATCGTACTGCTCCATTTGTCCGGTAATCGCCCGGCCCATGATTTCGCCCATGATATGGCTCGTGGCGATGCCGTGGCCGGAGTAGCCCTGGCAGTACCAGACGTTGTCCGAAAGCTTGCCCAGCTGCGGGATGCGATTGATCACGATGCCCATCGCGCAGCTCCATTGGTAATCGATGGCCACCCCCTTGAGCGCCGGGAACGTTTGCTCGATGCACGGACGCAGTTCGGCGGCGATGTCGCGTGAGTCTTTGCCGCTGTAGTTGGCGCCACCGCCGAACAGCAGGCGACCATCGGCGGTCAGGCGGTAGTAGTCGAGCACGAAACGGCAGTCGTAGACCGCGAGGTCTTCGGGGTTGATCTGCTTCGCCAGATCGCCCAGCGGCGCAGTGGTGACGATGCCGCCCATGGCCGGGAAGATCTTGCCCTTGAGCTTGCCCGGTTCGAGCTTGTGATAGACGTCACCGGCCAGCAGCACTTGACTGGCATCGATGCGGCCGTGGGCGGTACGCACGCCCGGTGTGTCGCCGTGGATGATTTCCAGCACTTCGCTGTTTTCGAAGATCAGTGCGCCCAGGCGCTCGGCCGCACGCGCTTCACCGATGCACAGGTTCAACGGGTGCAAATGCATGTTGCGGGTGTTCTTGATTGCCCCGTGATAGAGGTCGCTTTGCAACAGGTCGCGTACCTGGCTGCGATCGAGCAGGCTGACCTCGTCGCTCATGCCACGGCGCACGGCTTCGTCGTAATCCTTGCGCAAGCCGTCCATGTGAGCAGGCTTGTAGGCCGCATGCAGGTGACCGTGCTTGAGGTCGCAGGCGATACCGTATTTCTCGACCCGCTGCTGGATGATCTGGTGCCCGCGCCAGCGCAGGTGCCAGATGAAATCGTCGACGTCGTCGCCAATGGTGCGGCGCATCTGTTTGCGCATCGCTTCATCGCCCGAGAGGCTGCCGGTGACCTGGCCGCCATTGCGCCCGGTGGCGCCCCAGCCGATTTTATTACTTTCGACAATGGCGACTTTCAGGCCTTTTTCCGCCAGTTCGACAGCGGTGGCGACGCCGGTGAAACCGCCGCCGATGATCACCACGTCGACGCGGTGCCGGCCTTGCAGGGTCGGGTAATCAGTGTCCTGGTTGAGGGTTGCGGTGTAGTAGGAGTTGCAGCGTTGTTGGGTCATTTGGGTGTCTACGCAAAAGGGGAAGTGAAGGCGACGCGAATCTTGTAGGAGCGAGCTTGCTCGCGATGAGGCCATGTCAGGCAACATCACAGGTCAATGACACACCGCAATCGCGAGCAAGCTCGCTCCCACAGGGGCTTACGCTTCAGTCAAATACCAGCGCCAGTCCTGCTCACCCACTTCAGCCATGAACTGCCGGTACTCGGCGCGTTTGACCGCCAGATACACCCCCAGAAACTCCTGACCCAAGGCGTCCCGCGCCCATACTGAATTCTCCAGCGCTGTCAGCGACGTCAGCCAATCGGTCGGCAGCAATTGCGTAGCTTGCGCGTAGCCGTTGCCTTCCACCGGATCGCCCGGATCGATGTTTTCGCTGATGCCCCGATGAATCCCCGCCAGAATCGCCGCGGCCGCCAGATACGGGTTGGCGTCGGCGCCGCAGATGCGGTGTTCGATGTGGCGGCTGTTGGCCGGGCCACCGGGCACGCGCAGGCTGACGGTGCGGTTGTCGACGCCCCAGGTCGGCGCCAGCGGTGCGTAGCTGTTGGCCTGGAAACGCCGGTAGGAGTTGGCGTTGGGGCAGAACAGCAGCAGTGAATCAAGCAACGAAGCCAGCATGCCGCCGATGGCGGTGCGCAGCAGTGGCGTACCGGCCGGGTCTTCGGACGCGAACAGATTGCGTCCCTCGGCGTCGGCGATGCTGACGTGCATGTGCATACCGGTGCCCGCCAGGTGATCGAACGGCTTGGCCATGAACGTCGCCTGCATGCCGTGCTTGTGGGCGATGGCTTTCACCAGACGCTTGTAGCGCACCGCTTGGTCCATCGCTTCCAGGGCATCGCCATGTTCCAGGGTGATTTCCACCTGACCCGGTGCGTACTCGGAAATCGCCGTGCGAGCTGGAATGCCGTGGAGCTTGCACGCCGCATAAAGGTCGGCGAGGAACGGTTCGATCTGTTCCAGTTCGCGCAGGCCATACACCTGCGTGTGTCGCGGTCGACCACCGTCCGCGTCCAGCGCCGGTTGCGGGCGACCGTTGTGGTCGCGTTTGGCGTCGAGCAGGTAGAACTCCAGTTCGCAGGCCATCACCGGGTAGTAACCCTCGGCTTTCAGACGCTCGATCACATTGATCAGCAGGTGACGCGGGTCGGCGATGCTCGCCGGCATGCCTTCTTCAGGGTGCATGCTGACCTGCACGGCGGCGGTCGGAATCTGCCGCCACGGCAAGCGCACCAGGCTGCCTTCGAGCGGATAGGCGCGGCAATCGATGTCGCCCACGTCCCAGACCAGACCGGAGTTTTCGACGTCCTCACCTTGCAGGGTCAAACCGAGGATGGTGCTGGGCAGCGGACGGCCGCTTTCGTAGACCGCCAGCAGTTCTTCGCGGTGCAACAGCTTGCCGCGCGGCACGCCGTTGGCGTCGAGAATGAACAGCTCGATCATATCGATATCGGGGTTGTCGGCCAGAAAGCGTTTGGCGTCTTCAAGGGCTGCGAATTTCATGGTTCGTCACTCACGTTGGCGTCCTGCGGACGCACGGATTCGGGCCTCGGCACGACGGCGGATACAAAGATCCGGGGCATGCAGGCAAGGGATTAGCGAGGGAGAGGGCTCGACGCGTTGGGGACGCGCTTAGACGAGCAGGGTGCTATCCGGCGGACGTGCGGAGTGACGAAGTTTGGAACGGCTCAAGGCCATGGGCAGATTGACAATGCGGTTCATAGCGAGTTTTCCAGCATTGGATTTCGTCGGAGGCCAGTGTGACAAGCCATCCGGGCGTGGCTGGATACTAGGGGGGAATGTGGCGTGTGTAAACGCCTGATTCATTGCATCAGACCCAGGCCGAGCACCCCACTGCCGATCAATACTTCGATCACGCCGCGCTTGAAGTGCAGCAACGCAGCCGCCGCTGCCATCGCGATCAGCGCCGAAGGCCAGTCGAGGTTTGCACTGAAACCGTTCGGCCAAAGGACGTGATAGGCAAAAAAACACGCCAGATTAAGAATCACCCCGACCACTGCGGCCGTGATCGCGGTCAACGGCGCGGTGAATTTGAGTTCGTTGTGTGTCGACTCCACCAGCGGGCCAC
Proteins encoded:
- the speF gene encoding ornithine decarboxylase SpeF translates to MKALKIAASEGAQECFKNAREVVLLGNTDFTNVAVAVVSVADVLAGALDAIQRTGFDIPIFLVASPGVETQPRQVYKHLQDVLLQVNGIFDRTRANVEYHGNQLETAARAYEATLLPPFFDSLKKYTESANATFACPGHQGGQFFRKHPAGRQFFDFFGETLFRADMCNADVKLGDLLIHEGPALLAQKHAAKVFNADKTYFVLNGTSASNKVVTNALLTPGDLVLFDRNNHKSNHQGALIQSGATPVYLETARNPYGFIGGIDSHCFEEDYLRELIAEVAPDKAQLPRPFRLAIIQLGTYDGTIYNARQVVDRIGKLCDYILFDSAWVGYEQFIPMMKDCSPLLLELNENDPGIFVTQSVHKQQAGFSQASQVHKKDRHIKGQDRYCNHHRLNNSFMAQASTSPFYPLFASLDVNARIHAGRSGLRLWEDCVKFGIDARKLILEACTMVRPFVPDTIEGRAWEDYPTDEIANDLRFFEFHPKDRWHAFGGYAEKQYFIDPCKLLFTTPGIDPVDGSYTDFGIHAGILANFLRENGIVPEKCDLNSILFLLTPAEDWAKMTHLAAQIARFERFISDDAPMSRVLPTIYAANEERYRNYTIRQLCQEMHDLYRERDVQHLQKAMFRKEHFPKKAMNPQQAQNEYIRGNVELVALADADGRIAAEGALPYPPGVLCVVPGEIWGGAVLKYFLALEEGINALPGFTPELQGVYLKNEGGRTRAYGYVIKA
- the ppk2 gene encoding polyphosphate kinase 2, with translation MAKKKAAAKSKPVESDKLKTKDYLEELARLHVELVKLQEWVKHKGLKVCILFEGRDGAGKGGTIKAITERVSPRVFRVLALPAPTEREKSQMYLQRYLPHLPAAGEVVIFDRSWYNRAGVERVMGFCTEEQVDTFLKVAPRVEQALVESGIILIKYWLEVSEEEQTRRLKGRITDGRKIWKLSPMDLKSYNRWYDYSRARDDMFAATDTEFAPWRVANSNDKRRARLNIISDLLASIPYEDVPRAKVKLPKRQGPGNYRDPNYPFKFITEKY
- a CDS encoding glutamine synthetase family protein, coding for MKFAALEDAKRFLADNPDIDMIELFILDANGVPRGKLLHREELLAVYESGRPLPSTILGLTLQGEDVENSGLVWDVGDIDCRAYPLEGSLVRLPWRQIPTAAVQVSMHPEEGMPASIADPRHLLINVIERLKAEGYYPVMACELEFYLLDAKRDHNGRPQPALDADGGRPRHTQVYGLRELEQIEPFLADLYAACKLHGIPARTAISEYAPGQVEITLEHGDALEAMDQAVRYKRLVKAIAHKHGMQATFMAKPFDHLAGTGMHMHVSIADAEGRNLFASEDPAGTPLLRTAIGGMLASLLDSLLLFCPNANSYRRFQANSYAPLAPTWGVDNRTVSLRVPGGPANSRHIEHRICGADANPYLAAAAILAGIHRGISENIDPGDPVEGNGYAQATQLLPTDWLTSLTALENSVWARDALGQEFLGVYLAVKRAEYRQFMAEVGEQDWRWYLTEA
- a CDS encoding NAD(P)/FAD-dependent oxidoreductase translates to MTQQRCNSYYTATLNQDTDYPTLQGRHRVDVVIIGGGFTGVATAVELAEKGLKVAIVESNKIGWGATGRNGGQVTGSLSGDEAMRKQMRRTIGDDVDDFIWHLRWRGHQIIQQRVEKYGIACDLKHGHLHAAYKPAHMDGLRKDYDEAVRRGMSDEVSLLDRSQVRDLLQSDLYHGAIKNTRNMHLHPLNLCIGEARAAERLGALIFENSEVLEIIHGDTPGVRTAHGRIDASQVLLAGDVYHKLEPGKLKGKIFPAMGGIVTTAPLGDLAKQINPEDLAVYDCRFVLDYYRLTADGRLLFGGGANYSGKDSRDIAAELRPCIEQTFPALKGVAIDYQWSCAMGIVINRIPQLGKLSDNVWYCQGYSGHGIATSHIMGEIMGRAITGQMEQYDTFAACQHIRVPMGDLLGNPMLAAGMWYYQMLERLR